A genomic window from Streptomyces sp. MST-110588 includes:
- a CDS encoding Zn-ribbon domain-containing OB-fold protein gives MTRARSTAARFDLPEIDAFTRPYWDAAGEGRLLLRRCRADGCGAAHHYPRELCPYCWSEDVVWEEASGLATLYTWSVVHRNDLPPFAGRLPYVAAVVDLAEGPRMMTEVTDCAEGNLRIGMRLRVHFRTERLQDGNGNGNGAGSGNGAGNEGGGGEADGKGGAAVRIPVFRP, from the coding sequence ATGACTCGCGCGCGCTCCACCGCCGCCCGGTTCGACCTGCCCGAGATCGACGCCTTCACCCGCCCCTACTGGGACGCGGCGGGCGAGGGCCGGCTGCTGCTCCGCCGCTGCCGGGCGGACGGCTGCGGCGCCGCTCACCACTACCCACGGGAGTTATGCCCGTACTGCTGGAGCGAGGACGTGGTGTGGGAGGAGGCGAGTGGCCTGGCCACGCTCTACACCTGGTCCGTGGTCCACCGCAACGACCTGCCGCCCTTCGCGGGCCGCCTCCCGTACGTCGCGGCGGTCGTCGATCTCGCCGAGGGCCCGCGCATGATGACCGAGGTCACCGACTGTGCCGAGGGCAATCTGCGCATCGGGATGCGGCTGCGGGTCCACTTCCGTACGGAGCGTCTGCAAGACGGGAACGGGAACGGGAACGGGGCCGGAAGCGGGAACGGGGCCGGGAACGAGGGAGGGGGAGGGGAGGCGGACGGGAAAGGGGGCGCGGCCGTTCGGATCCCCGTCTTCCGTCCGTGA
- a CDS encoding GNAT family N-acetyltransferase has protein sequence MLIREATAADWQQIWPFFRTIVSAGETYTYPRDLDEPTARELWLLRPPGRTVVAVDDSGTVLGSAKMNPNHMGGGSHIAGGSFMVAPGHAGRGVGRALGQYALDWARAEGYRAMQFNAVVETNTRAVALWQSLGFEIMTTLPEGFQHPTKGFVGLHIMYRRL, from the coding sequence GTGCTGATCAGAGAAGCGACCGCGGCCGACTGGCAGCAGATCTGGCCGTTCTTCCGGACGATCGTCTCGGCCGGCGAGACCTACACCTATCCGCGCGACCTGGACGAGCCGACGGCCCGCGAGTTGTGGCTGCTCCGGCCGCCCGGCCGCACCGTCGTCGCCGTCGACGACAGCGGTACGGTCCTGGGCTCGGCCAAGATGAACCCCAACCACATGGGCGGCGGCTCCCACATAGCCGGTGGCAGTTTCATGGTCGCCCCCGGCCATGCGGGGCGCGGCGTCGGCCGGGCGCTCGGGCAGTATGCGCTGGACTGGGCGCGTGCCGAGGGCTATCGCGCCATGCAGTTCAACGCGGTCGTGGAGACCAACACCCGCGCCGTCGCCCTGTGGCAGTCACTGGGCTTCGAGATCATGACGACGCTCCCCGAGGGCTTCCAGCACCCCACCAAGGGGTTCGTGGGTCTGCACATCATGTACCGGCGGCTGTGA
- a CDS encoding pyridoxal 5'-phosphate synthase has translation MTEAEDEAFRDVLRGLRVWEGELPAFETDPAKAPQEPLTLFRQWLREAAEAGVPEPHTMTLATADAAGDPSVRTLMLHDADERGWHFASHRGSRKGRDLAVRPRAALGFYWPALGRQIRVRGEVTEAGPEESAADLHRRSPGALAAALVGRQSEPLDSYGELERASQEAWERARREPDAPVPSWTLYVLRAEEVEFFQGDARRRHVRLDYRRTEDGWERGLLWP, from the coding sequence ATGACTGAAGCTGAGGACGAGGCGTTCCGTGACGTGCTGCGCGGGCTGCGGGTCTGGGAGGGCGAGCTGCCCGCGTTCGAGACGGACCCGGCGAAGGCGCCACAGGAGCCGCTGACGCTGTTCCGGCAGTGGCTGCGGGAGGCCGCCGAGGCAGGCGTACCCGAACCGCACACCATGACGCTGGCCACCGCCGACGCCGCCGGCGACCCGTCCGTACGGACTCTGATGCTGCACGACGCCGACGAGCGCGGCTGGCACTTCGCCTCGCACCGAGGCAGCAGGAAAGGCCGTGACCTGGCCGTCCGTCCCCGGGCTGCGCTGGGCTTCTACTGGCCGGCGCTCGGCCGTCAGATCCGCGTACGAGGAGAGGTCACCGAAGCCGGGCCCGAGGAGAGCGCGGCCGATCTGCACCGGCGCTCACCGGGGGCGCTGGCCGCCGCGCTGGTGGGCCGCCAGAGCGAGCCGCTCGACTCGTACGGGGAACTGGAGCGGGCGTCGCAGGAGGCGTGGGAGCGGGCGCGGCGCGAACCGGACGCGCCGGTTCCGAGCTGGACCCTGTACGTCCTGCGGGCCGAGGAGGTCGAGTTCTTCCAGGGCGACGCCCGGCGCCGCCACGTACGGCTGGACTACCGCCGCACGGAGGACGGCTGGGAACGCGGGCTGCTGTGGCCCTGA
- a CDS encoding acetyl-CoA acetyltransferase, which produces MSSRRVAIAGVALSDCGRVDEATPYALHAQAARRALHDCGLERSVIDGLASAGLGTLAPIEVAEYLGLCPAWVDSTSVGGATWEVMAAHAADAIAAGQARAVLLVYGSTARADLKARRRTADLSFGTRGPLQFEAPYGHTLVSKYAMAARRHMHRYGTSLKQLAEVAVQARANAVANPDAMYRTPVIVEDVLCGPLIADPFTKLHCCIRSDGGCAVLMVAEEYVRDLAKPPIWVLGSGTAVSHTTMSQWPDFTVSPAAVSGPTAFERAGVRPSEIDVAEIYDAFTYMTLVTLEDLGFCGKGEGGAFVEGGRLLRDGGLPTNTDGGGLSACHPGMRGLFLLVEAVRQLRGEAGGERQVRRRDGQPPRLAVASGTGGWFCSSGTLVLGRD; this is translated from the coding sequence ATGAGCAGCCGCAGAGTAGCCATAGCCGGGGTCGCCCTGTCCGACTGCGGCCGGGTGGACGAAGCCACCCCCTACGCACTGCACGCCCAGGCGGCCCGCCGCGCACTCCACGACTGCGGCCTGGAGCGGTCGGTGATCGACGGGCTGGCCTCGGCCGGGCTGGGCACGCTCGCCCCCATCGAGGTCGCCGAGTACCTGGGCCTGTGCCCCGCCTGGGTCGATTCCACCTCGGTGGGCGGGGCCACCTGGGAAGTCATGGCCGCGCACGCCGCGGACGCGATCGCCGCCGGCCAGGCGCGGGCGGTGCTCCTGGTGTACGGCTCCACCGCCCGCGCCGACCTCAAGGCCCGCCGCCGTACCGCCGACCTCTCCTTCGGGACCCGCGGCCCGCTCCAGTTCGAGGCCCCGTACGGGCACACCCTCGTCTCCAAGTACGCGATGGCCGCGCGCCGTCACATGCACCGGTACGGGACCTCCTTGAAGCAGTTGGCCGAGGTCGCCGTCCAGGCACGGGCCAACGCCGTGGCCAACCCGGACGCCATGTACCGCACGCCGGTCATCGTCGAGGACGTGCTCTGCGGCCCGCTGATCGCCGACCCCTTCACCAAGCTGCACTGCTGCATACGCTCCGACGGCGGCTGCGCGGTCCTCATGGTCGCCGAGGAGTACGTACGGGACCTGGCGAAACCCCCTATCTGGGTGCTCGGTTCCGGCACCGCCGTCTCCCACACCACCATGTCGCAGTGGCCGGACTTCACCGTCTCCCCGGCGGCTGTCTCCGGTCCCACGGCTTTCGAACGGGCCGGCGTCCGTCCCTCGGAGATCGATGTGGCCGAGATCTACGACGCCTTCACGTATATGACGCTGGTGACGCTGGAAGATCTGGGGTTCTGCGGGAAGGGAGAGGGCGGGGCGTTCGTGGAGGGAGGGCGGCTGCTGCGGGACGGGGGGCTCCCGACCAACACCGACGGCGGTGGGCTGTCCGCCTGCCACCCCGGCATGCGCGGGCTGTTCCTGCTGGTGGAGGCGGTACGGCAGCTCCGTGGCGAGGCGGGCGGGGAGCGCCAGGTCCGCAGGCGCGACGGGCAGCCGCCCCGCCTGGCCGTGGCGTCGGGCACGGGTGGCTGGTTCTGCTCCTCGGGGACGCTGGTGCTGGGGCGGGATTAG
- a CDS encoding acyl-CoA dehydrogenase family protein: MDAAFTEEQHEIRRTLRELLHKRCGPDEVKAAVRTSLGYDESLWRLLARRLGLPGLALPAVYTGVGCGPAELALACEETGRTLLPSPLLPTAVLAAPLILRLGTGAQRASLLPRLAGGELTGTLVVPGGRLTRALALTGDGDGDGAGGDWPGGDWSGGGRAGGIQARYVPDQDQGRNLGQGQGQGENPERSADWRLYGEAGQVLDGHGAGLLVVAAHTGGYTHGRTLLFLVRGDAPGLVRTRQTAMDETRPLGRLELRHVPAELLGGASLGEETSSGRPGRTVDGRTGDAVARALAWTGAGAAAALACEAVGAADAALTRTVAHVKVRQQFGRPIGSFQAVRHRLADLYVKVRAARSAAYYAAWAAAVDGGTGTATDSGTGTVTDGGTGMVTDGGTDPERGVATTDGPGRGPEGVVAGGLALAQALEALCTVAAETIQLHGGIGFTWEHDAHLYFKRAACDELLFGPVHRLRARAAEAAGLFVADGGREAVLA; this comes from the coding sequence ATGGATGCCGCGTTCACCGAGGAGCAGCACGAGATCCGCCGCACCCTGCGCGAGCTGCTGCACAAGCGCTGCGGGCCCGACGAGGTCAAGGCGGCGGTCCGGACTTCGCTCGGCTACGACGAGAGCCTGTGGCGGCTGCTGGCGCGGCGGCTCGGGCTGCCGGGGCTGGCGCTGCCCGCCGTGTACACAGGCGTCGGGTGCGGGCCGGCCGAGCTGGCCCTGGCGTGCGAGGAGACGGGCCGTACGCTGCTGCCCTCGCCCCTCCTGCCCACCGCGGTCCTCGCCGCGCCGCTGATCCTGCGGCTCGGCACCGGAGCGCAACGCGCGTCCCTTCTCCCACGGCTGGCCGGGGGTGAGCTGACCGGCACGCTCGTCGTTCCGGGCGGCCGGCTGACCCGCGCGCTGGCGCTCACCGGTGACGGTGACGGCGACGGGGCCGGCGGCGACTGGCCGGGTGGTGACTGGTCCGGCGGTGGCCGGGCGGGAGGGATCCAGGCCCGGTACGTACCGGATCAGGACCAGGGTCGGAACCTGGGCCAGGGCCAGGGCCAGGGTGAGAATCCCGAGCGATCCGCGGACTGGCGGCTGTACGGGGAGGCCGGTCAGGTCCTGGACGGGCACGGTGCCGGGCTGCTCGTGGTCGCCGCGCACACGGGCGGTTACACGCACGGCCGTACCCTGCTGTTCCTCGTACGGGGTGACGCACCCGGCCTCGTGCGGACGCGGCAGACCGCCATGGACGAGACCCGCCCCCTGGGGCGGCTGGAACTGCGTCACGTGCCCGCGGAGTTGCTGGGCGGGGCGTCACTCGGAGAGGAGACGAGTTCCGGGCGACCCGGAAGGACCGTGGACGGCCGTACCGGCGACGCGGTGGCCCGTGCGCTGGCGTGGACCGGGGCCGGGGCGGCTGCCGCGCTGGCCTGTGAGGCGGTCGGCGCGGCGGATGCGGCGCTGACGCGTACCGTCGCGCACGTCAAGGTCCGGCAGCAGTTCGGCAGGCCCATCGGCTCCTTCCAGGCGGTCCGGCACCGGCTGGCGGACCTCTATGTGAAGGTGCGGGCGGCGCGGTCGGCGGCGTACTACGCGGCGTGGGCGGCGGCCGTCGACGGCGGAACCGGCACCGCCACCGACAGCGGAACCGGCACGGTCACCGACGGCGGAACCGGAATGGTCACCGACGGCGGTACGGACCCGGAGCGCGGCGTGGCTACCACGGACGGCCCCGGGCGCGGCCCCGAGGGCGTCGTTGCCGGCGGCCTGGCCCTCGCGCAGGCGCTGGAGGCGCTGTGCACGGTGGCGGCCGAGACGATCCAGTTGCACGGTGGTATCGGCTTCACGTGGGAGCACGACGCCCACCTCTACTTCAAGCGCGCGGCCTGCGACGAGCTGCTCTTCGGGCCCGTGCACCGGCTGCGGGCGCGCGCGGCAGAGGCGGCCGGGCTCTTCGTCGCCGACGGCGGACGAGAGGCGGTCCTGGCGTGA
- a CDS encoding nitroreductase/quinone reductase family protein, with protein MVRRVSSTRAFGRTAPYFVPALDRAVHRVTGGKVLLSALMLPGVILTARGAKSGAPRRTPLACMPEEGGTWVLVGSNFGRPGHPAWTGNLMKHPDAEVSWRGQDIPVRARLLTGAERAEVWAAVVAFWPPYAVYQARVDREIRLFRLERR; from the coding sequence GTGGTGCGCAGGGTTTCCTCGACGCGTGCGTTCGGGCGTACGGCGCCGTACTTCGTACCCGCCCTGGACCGCGCGGTCCACCGTGTGACCGGCGGGAAAGTGCTGCTCAGTGCGCTGATGCTGCCGGGGGTGATCCTTACGGCGAGGGGTGCGAAGAGCGGTGCGCCGCGCCGTACGCCGCTGGCCTGCATGCCGGAGGAGGGCGGTACGTGGGTGCTGGTGGGCAGCAACTTCGGCCGCCCCGGGCACCCCGCCTGGACCGGGAACCTCATGAAGCATCCGGACGCCGAGGTGAGTTGGCGCGGCCAGGACATTCCCGTACGGGCCCGTTTGCTGACCGGCGCGGAGCGTGCGGAGGTGTGGGCGGCGGTGGTGGCGTTCTGGCCGCCGTACGCCGTGTACCAGGCGCGCGTCGACCGGGAGATCCGGCTCTTCCGCCTGGAAAGGCGCTGA
- a CDS encoding TetR family transcriptional regulator, producing MTGQVRTVDGRVAGRRGQATRQKLLDCLSEMLSSSPYRDVKVIDVARKAGTSPATFYQYFPDVEGAVLEIAEEMAKEGATLTDLVAGRSWAGRSGRQTAEELVDGFLAFWRKNDAILRVVDLGAAEGDKRFYKIRMKILNAVTNSLTESIQELQAKNKVDKDVSAPAMAGSLVAMLAAVAGHQKGFTSWGVKQQELKPNLALLVHLGITGKKPAK from the coding sequence ATGACAGGACAAGTTCGAACCGTCGACGGCAGAGTTGCCGGGCGTCGCGGACAGGCGACGCGGCAGAAGCTGCTCGACTGCCTCAGCGAAATGCTCAGTTCGTCCCCTTATCGGGACGTCAAAGTCATCGACGTGGCACGCAAAGCGGGCACTTCACCCGCGACGTTCTATCAGTACTTTCCGGACGTCGAGGGCGCCGTACTCGAAATCGCCGAGGAGATGGCCAAGGAAGGCGCGACCCTGACCGACCTGGTCGCCGGGCGCTCCTGGGCCGGCAGGTCGGGCCGGCAGACGGCCGAGGAACTCGTGGACGGATTCCTCGCCTTCTGGCGCAAGAACGACGCCATCCTGCGCGTCGTCGACCTGGGCGCCGCCGAAGGCGACAAGCGGTTCTACAAGATCCGCATGAAGATCCTCAACGCGGTCACCAACTCCCTCACGGAGTCCATCCAGGAACTCCAGGCCAAGAACAAGGTCGACAAGGACGTGAGCGCGCCGGCCATGGCGGGTTCCCTCGTGGCGATGCTGGCCGCGGTCGCCGGCCATCAAAAGGGATTCACGAGCTGGGGCGTCAAGCAGCAGGAACTCAAGCCGAATCTGGCTTTGCTGGTGCACCTCGGCATCACCGGAAAGAAACCGGCGAAGTAG
- a CDS encoding VOC family protein: MTGFAHGAPCWANAMIPDLAAGKRFYGELFGWTFSEGAPEFGYYTTAFLDGKKVAGLMPKQDGRMPTAWELYFATPDMGGTARKIRDAGGQIITDVMDVGDLGTMLVAADPSGAVFGVWRARAHRGFEVRGEPGSYVWMGLSTREPGLVDAFYRQVFGFEGVTESPMASPGFTPWRLSGQPEEIGCRIVMDESAPAEMPAHFTVFFLADDMDTAIRTTTRLGGKVQVEPSGTPGGPFAVVTDDQGASFGVMAPK; this comes from the coding sequence ATGACCGGATTCGCACACGGCGCCCCCTGTTGGGCGAACGCGATGATCCCCGATCTCGCGGCGGGCAAGCGCTTCTACGGAGAGCTGTTCGGCTGGACCTTCTCCGAAGGTGCGCCGGAGTTCGGCTACTACACCACGGCCTTCCTCGACGGGAAGAAGGTCGCGGGGCTGATGCCCAAGCAGGACGGGCGGATGCCCACGGCCTGGGAGCTCTACTTCGCCACGCCGGACATGGGCGGAACGGCCCGGAAGATCCGGGATGCGGGCGGACAGATCATCACCGACGTCATGGACGTCGGCGACTTGGGCACGATGCTGGTCGCCGCCGACCCCTCGGGGGCGGTGTTCGGCGTCTGGCGGGCCCGCGCGCACCGTGGTTTCGAGGTGCGCGGGGAGCCGGGCTCGTACGTCTGGATGGGGCTGAGCACTCGCGAGCCCGGGCTGGTGGACGCCTTCTACCGGCAGGTGTTCGGCTTCGAGGGGGTGACGGAAAGCCCGATGGCGAGCCCCGGGTTCACGCCGTGGCGGCTGTCCGGGCAGCCGGAGGAGATCGGCTGCCGGATCGTCATGGACGAGAGCGCCCCGGCCGAGATGCCGGCGCATTTCACCGTCTTCTTCCTGGCCGACGACATGGACACCGCGATCCGTACCACGACGAGACTGGGCGGCAAGGTGCAGGTGGAGCCGTCCGGCACGCCGGGCGGCCCGTTCGCGGTCGTCACCGACGACCAGGGTGCGAGTTTCGGGGTCATGGCCCCTAAGTAG
- a CDS encoding GPP34 family phosphoprotein, with protein sequence MAVKEQDGGITLCEELMLLSLDDATGVAKERQKTEHAIAGAVLVELALAGRVEIIGEKAPKVFVRGRSPMGIPVLDAALAEITARVRPRKAQEWVSHLSKDAAVATRQSLLDRGLVREERKKVLGLFPVERFPEADGSVEVEMRARLTRVVLEGAEPDARTAALAVLVQGAGLHKIAFPGADATVLKAADARMREIAEARWAQEAVRKALTGAQAALTAAAVAAVTASG encoded by the coding sequence GTGGCGGTGAAGGAGCAGGACGGCGGCATCACGCTCTGTGAGGAGCTGATGCTGCTCTCGTTGGACGACGCTACGGGCGTGGCCAAGGAACGCCAGAAGACCGAGCACGCCATCGCCGGCGCGGTGCTGGTGGAACTGGCGCTGGCCGGGCGCGTGGAGATCATCGGCGAGAAGGCTCCCAAGGTGTTCGTGCGGGGCCGGTCACCGATGGGCATACCGGTGCTGGACGCGGCGCTGGCGGAGATCACCGCCCGGGTCCGGCCGCGCAAGGCCCAGGAGTGGGTGTCGCACCTGAGCAAGGACGCGGCGGTCGCCACCCGCCAGTCCCTGCTGGACCGGGGACTGGTGCGCGAGGAGCGCAAGAAGGTGCTCGGGCTCTTCCCGGTGGAGCGGTTCCCGGAGGCGGACGGCAGCGTCGAGGTGGAGATGCGGGCGCGGCTGACGCGGGTGGTCCTGGAGGGCGCGGAGCCGGACGCACGGACGGCCGCACTGGCCGTCCTGGTGCAGGGCGCCGGGCTGCACAAGATCGCCTTCCCCGGTGCCGACGCCACGGTGCTCAAGGCGGCCGACGCCCGGATGCGGGAGATCGCCGAGGCCCGGTGGGCCCAGGAGGCGGTGCGCAAGGCGCTCACGGGCGCGCAGGCGGCGCTGACGGCCGCCGCGGTGGCGGCGGTCACGGCGTCCGGCTGA
- a CDS encoding PQQ-binding-like beta-propeller repeat protein, whose product MVEQLKQLTQHDPRRIGPFEVLGRLGAGGMGLVYLARSASGRRVAIKTVRTELAEDQLFRVRFTREVEAARAVSGFYTAAVVDADPRAAVPWLATAYVPAPSLEEIVNECGPLPAQAVRWLAAGIAEALQSIHGAGLVHRDLKPSNVLVVEDGPRVIDFGIASGVSNTRLTMTNVAVGTPAYMSPEQARDSRSVRGASDVFSLGSTLVFAATGHAPFHGANPVETVFMLLREGPDLAGLPDELRPLIESCMQMEAENRPSPADLQSQLAPHLFGSGNDDSGTASAWLPPGAMGLIEARRGGRTSAPRSTGRGGGSGSGGAGGGRGSDGAGDDGARSGGGGRAGGPGPGRGARPAASVPPAPEAAPGAVHGAGPGAGPALPQSPPQSPARPVAAPVAAHGAYPAPDDQGFQEGTPGPGGAGRSAPAVETGWPGGVGVGPGARRGGDPRGAARLPQSAPAAGQLAPAARSAPAAPSVPPGAALPPSASPSQASSPSPASPARPAPLAPATPPVAPPVSPPAPSVAPPSPESRLPDAEGPDGPVRLAGSPAPIGPGPRATDGREPQARGQAGAATDWVRPPGGTDQGAGSGGAGAPVGHAAANGPGGGPAALPAVPQQSAPSAGTPTGSGSGAHAPNAAQGPGAGPGAEPGRWRPWRFRMSNEVWGTPAVSGGLLYVTSFEVHALDVATGRRQFKTREVAWTMAVADGRIHASDGPSLYALDAADGTERWRLGTEGWVYSLQVDRGTVVTGTRGGGVQAWEAANGELLWETGGAQSDFETAESGPAVHDGTVFVWAEGRLKALEARTGVERWSYPVGDTAACGGVPLRLLPAPDGVIYVTAGTRVLALDIARGDVRWHFEAPAAFLSPPAYAPGPAVTGGGIYLADYLGTVYALDAADGRDRWRIATEARQSIEPVLVADGAVHLGSGNALYTLDAVTGTPRWRFQAGGDVIGSPTVADGRVHFGSADHCLYTLDAVGGQLRWKLATGGEITGSPVAVAGVVYACSKDRCVYALDAAKGTGQARRP is encoded by the coding sequence GTGGTGGAGCAGCTTAAGCAGCTTACGCAGCACGATCCCCGGCGGATCGGCCCTTTCGAGGTGCTCGGTCGTCTCGGGGCCGGCGGCATGGGACTGGTCTATCTCGCGCGTTCGGCGTCCGGCCGGCGCGTGGCGATCAAGACGGTCCGTACGGAGCTGGCCGAGGACCAGTTGTTCCGGGTGCGCTTCACCCGTGAGGTCGAGGCGGCCCGCGCGGTCAGCGGCTTCTACACCGCCGCGGTCGTGGACGCCGACCCGCGGGCGGCCGTGCCCTGGCTGGCGACCGCGTACGTGCCCGCTCCCTCCCTCGAAGAAATAGTCAATGAGTGCGGTCCGCTCCCGGCGCAGGCGGTGCGCTGGCTGGCGGCCGGGATCGCCGAGGCGCTGCAGTCCATCCACGGCGCCGGCCTGGTGCACCGGGACCTCAAGCCCTCGAACGTACTGGTCGTCGAGGACGGCCCGCGGGTCATCGACTTCGGTATCGCCTCCGGGGTCTCCAACACGCGTCTGACGATGACGAACGTGGCGGTGGGCACCCCGGCTTACATGTCACCCGAACAGGCGCGCGACTCGCGCAGTGTGCGGGGCGCCAGCGACGTCTTCTCCCTGGGCTCGACGCTGGTCTTCGCGGCCACCGGCCACGCGCCCTTCCACGGCGCCAACCCGGTCGAGACCGTCTTCATGCTGCTGCGCGAGGGGCCGGACCTGGCGGGGCTGCCGGACGAACTGCGTCCGCTGATCGAGTCGTGCATGCAGATGGAGGCGGAGAACCGCCCCAGCCCGGCCGATCTCCAGTCCCAGCTCGCCCCGCACCTCTTCGGCTCCGGCAACGACGACAGCGGCACCGCGTCGGCCTGGCTGCCGCCGGGTGCGATGGGGCTGATCGAGGCACGGCGCGGCGGGCGCACGTCCGCGCCGCGCAGTACGGGCCGAGGCGGCGGCTCCGGCAGCGGCGGCGCCGGTGGCGGCCGTGGCAGCGACGGCGCCGGGGACGACGGCGCCCGTAGTGGTGGCGGTGGCCGGGCCGGTGGTCCGGGGCCGGGGCGCGGCGCACGCCCGGCGGCGTCCGTACCGCCCGCCCCGGAGGCCGCTCCCGGGGCCGTCCACGGAGCCGGGCCGGGAGCCGGACCCGCGCTGCCGCAGTCACCGCCGCAGTCGCCCGCACGGCCGGTGGCCGCTCCGGTGGCCGCCCACGGCGCGTACCCAGCCCCCGACGACCAGGGTTTCCAGGAGGGAACACCGGGACCGGGCGGTGCTGGGCGGTCCGCACCGGCGGTGGAGACCGGCTGGCCCGGAGGCGTAGGGGTCGGTCCGGGTGCACGCCGGGGCGGCGATCCGCGCGGCGCGGCCCGGCTGCCGCAGTCGGCGCCCGCCGCCGGGCAGCTCGCCCCGGCCGCCCGGTCCGCGCCCGCGGCACCTTCCGTACCGCCTGGCGCGGCCCTCCCGCCGTCCGCGTCGCCCTCCCAAGCCTCTTCGCCCTCCCCGGCTTCTCCAGCCCGCCCAGCTCCCCTTGCGCCCGCGACGCCGCCCGTGGCACCGCCTGTGTCGCCCCCGGCGCCGTCCGTGGCTCCGCCGTCCCCGGAGTCCCGGCTGCCCGACGCCGAGGGACCGGACGGGCCCGTACGGCTCGCGGGCTCCCCGGCCCCGATAGGGCCCGGCCCGCGCGCCACGGACGGCCGGGAACCGCAGGCCAGGGGCCAGGCGGGAGCAGCGACCGACTGGGTACGGCCGCCCGGCGGTACGGACCAGGGCGCCGGCTCCGGCGGGGCGGGAGCGCCCGTCGGCCACGCCGCCGCCAACGGCCCCGGCGGCGGACCGGCCGCGCTGCCGGCGGTGCCGCAGCAGAGCGCGCCGTCCGCGGGCACGCCGACCGGCTCCGGGTCCGGCGCGCACGCCCCCAACGCCGCCCAGGGCCCGGGTGCCGGCCCCGGCGCGGAGCCCGGGCGCTGGCGGCCGTGGCGCTTCCGTATGTCCAACGAGGTGTGGGGCACCCCGGCCGTCTCCGGCGGCCTGCTGTACGTCACCTCCTTCGAGGTGCACGCGCTGGACGTGGCCACCGGCCGCCGGCAGTTCAAGACCCGCGAGGTCGCCTGGACGATGGCCGTCGCGGACGGCCGTATCCACGCCTCCGACGGCCCGAGCCTGTACGCCCTGGACGCGGCCGACGGCACCGAGCGCTGGCGGCTGGGCACCGAGGGCTGGGTCTACTCGCTCCAGGTCGACCGCGGCACGGTCGTCACCGGCACCCGTGGCGGCGGCGTCCAGGCGTGGGAGGCCGCCAACGGTGAGCTGCTGTGGGAAACCGGTGGCGCCCAGAGCGACTTCGAGACGGCCGAGTCCGGGCCGGCCGTCCACGACGGCACGGTGTTCGTATGGGCCGAGGGGCGCCTGAAGGCTCTGGAGGCCCGTACGGGCGTCGAGCGCTGGTCGTACCCGGTCGGCGACACCGCGGCCTGCGGCGGTGTGCCGCTGCGGCTGCTGCCCGCGCCCGACGGCGTGATTTATGTGACCGCCGGGACCCGGGTGCTGGCGCTGGACATCGCGCGCGGTGACGTCCGCTGGCACTTCGAGGCGCCCGCGGCGTTCCTGAGCCCCCCGGCGTACGCGCCGGGGCCCGCCGTCACCGGCGGCGGGATCTACCTCGCCGACTACCTCGGCACGGTCTACGCCCTGGACGCGGCGGACGGCCGCGACCGCTGGCGCATCGCGACCGAGGCCCGCCAGTCGATCGAGCCGGTGCTCGTCGCGGACGGCGCGGTCCACCTGGGCAGCGGCAACGCCCTGTACACGCTGGACGCGGTGACCGGCACGCCGCGCTGGCGGTTCCAGGCGGGCGGGGACGTCATCGGGTCGCCGACCGTGGCGGACGGCCGGGTGCACTTCGGCTCGGCCGACCACTGCCTCTACACGCTGGACGCGGTGGGCGGCCAGCTCCGCTGGAAACTGGCGACCGGCGGCGAGATCACCGGGTCGCCGGTGGCGGTCGCGGGCGTGGTCTACGCGTGCAGCAAGGACCGCTGTGTGTACGCCCTGGACGCGGCGAAGGGGACGGGGCAGGCCCGGCGTCCTTAG